A genome region from Hevea brasiliensis isolate MT/VB/25A 57/8 chromosome 7, ASM3005281v1, whole genome shotgun sequence includes the following:
- the LOC110636295 gene encoding nicotianamine aminotransferase 1, producing MENGSKKWGFQADKDLNAASAITVRGVLNELIESLNKQDQRPVIPLGHGDPSAFPCFRTTSVAEDAIVDALKSAKFNCYAPTVGILTARRAIADHLNRDLPFKLSPDDVFVTLGCTQAIEVTLTVLGRPGANILLPRPGFPYYEAVASRSNLEVRHFDLLPEKGWEVDLEAVEALADENSVAMVIINPGNPCGNVYSYGHLKKIAETARKIGIMVIADEVYAHLTFGSTPYVRMGTFGPIVPVLSLGSISKRWIVPGWRIGWLVTSDPNGILKNSGVVDSIVSCLNLTPDPATFIQGALSEILENTKKDFFLKTTSLLREAVDTCYDMIQGNPYITCPMKPEGSMFIMAKLNLSLLEGIKDDMDFCLKLAKEESVIVLPGIAVGLKNWLRISFAIEPSALEVGLGRMKSFCERHAKKQ from the exons ATGGAAAACGGATCAAAGAAATGGGGTTTTCAGGCCGATAAGGACCTCAACGCAGCCTCTGCTATAACAGTTCGTGGAGTTCTCAACGAGTTAATCGAGAGTCTCAACAAACAAGACCAAAGACCAGTTATTCCTCTCGGTCACGGCGACCCTTCTGCCTTCCCTTGCTTCCGTACCACTTCTGTTGCCGAAGATGCCATTGTCGACGCCTTAAAGTCCGCCAAATTCAACTGCTATGCACCGACTGTTGGTATTCTTACTGCCAGGAG GGCTATTGCAGATCACCTTAATCGTGACCTCCCATTCAAGTTATCACCAGATGATGTTTTTGTTACACTTGGATGCACGCAAGCTATTGAAGTCACATTAACTGTTCTTGGTCGACCTGGTGCTAACATTTTGCTTCCAAGACCAGGTTTCCCATACTATGAAGCAGTTGCTTCACGATCTAATCTTGAGGTTCGCCATTTTGATCTTTTGCCAGAAAAAGGCTGGGAGGTTGATCTTGAAGCTGTTGAGGCTCTGGCAGATGAGAATTCTGTTGCCATGGTTATAATAAACCCTGGCAATCCTTGTGGAAATGTCTACAGCTACGGACATTTAAAGAAA ATTGCAGAGACAGCTAGAAAGATTGGAATAATGGTGATTGCTGATGAAGTATATGCGCATCTCACATTTGGGAGTACGCCATATGTGCGAATGGGAACTTTTGGGCCCATTGTGCCTGTGCTTTCACTGGGATCTATATCAAAGAGATGGATTGTTCCTGGATGGAGAATTGGTTGGCTTGTTACTTCTGATCCCAATGGAATCCTTAAAAATTCTGGG GTTGTTGATTCAATAGTTAGCTGTCTCAACCTAACCCCTGACCCTGCAACCTTCATTCAG GGTGCACTCTCTGAAATCCTCGAGAACACGAAGAAGGATTTCTTTTTGAAAACTACTAGCTTACTGAGGGAGGCCGTAGACACATGCTATGACATGATTCAGGGAAACCCTTACATCACTTGCCCAATGAAGCCAGAAGGTTCTATGTTTATTATG GCAAAACTGAATTTGTCACTATTGGAAGGCATCAAGGATGATATGGACTTCTGTCTCAAGCTGGCTAAAGAGGAATCCGTCATAGTTCTACCTG GGATTGctgtaggattgaagaactggCTTCGCATAAGTTTTGCCATTGAACCTTCAGCCCTTGAAGTTGGCCTTGGAAGGATGAAGTCTTTCTGTGAAAGGCATGCCAAGAAGCAGTAA